In one Saimiri boliviensis isolate mSaiBol1 chromosome 19, mSaiBol1.pri, whole genome shotgun sequence genomic region, the following are encoded:
- the OR6K6 gene encoding olfactory receptor 6K6, producing MTQLMTSGNQTMVTEFLFSLFPHPHRGGLSFFIPLLLIYGFILTGNLMMFIVIQVDMALHTPMYFFISVLSFLEICYTTTTIPKMLSCLVSEQKSISVAGCLMQMYFFHSLGITEGCVLTAMAIDRYIAICNPLHYPTIMTPKLCIQLTIGSCFCGFLLVLPEIVWIATLPFCGSNQIHQIFCDFTPVLSLACTDTSLVIIVDAIHAVEILASFVVIALSYIRIIMVILGMRSAEGRHKAFSTCAAHLAVFLLFFGSVAVMYLRFSATYSVFWDTAIAVTFVILAPFFNPIIYSLRNKDMKDAIGRLLHYQKRAGWTGK from the coding sequence atgacacAGTTGATGACCAGTGGGAATCAGACAATGGTGACAGAGTTCCTCTTCTCTCTGTTCCCGCATCCGCACAGAGGCGGCCTCTCATTCTTTATTCCCTTGCTTCTCATCTACGGATTTATCCTAACTGGAAACTTAATGATGTTCATTGTCATCCAGGTGGACATGGCCCTGCACACCCCTATGTATTTCTTTATCAGTGTCCTGTCCTTCCTGGAGATCTGTTATACCACAACCACCATCCCTAAGATGCTCTCCTGCCTAGTCAGTGAGCAGAAGAGCATCTCTGTGGCTGGATGCCTCATGCAGATGTACTTTTTCCACTCACTTGGTATCACAGAAGGCTGTGTCCTGACAGCAATGGCCATTGACAGGTACATAGCTATCTGCAATCCTCTCCATTACCCAACCATCATGACTCCCAAACTTTGTATCCAGCTGACCATTGGATCCTGCTTTTGTGGCTTCCTCCTTGTGCTCCCTGAGATTGTGTGGATTGCCACCTTGCCTTTCTGTGGCTCCAACCAGATCCACCAGATATTCTGTGATTTCACACCTGTGCTGAGCTTGGCCTGCACAGATACATCCCTAGTGATCATTGTGGATGCCATCCACGCAGTGGAAATCCTAGCCTCCTTCGTGGTCATTGCTCTATCCTACATTCGAATTATTATGGTGATTCTGGGAATGCGCTCGGCTGAAGGTCGTCACAAGGCCTTTTCCACCTGTGCGGCTCACCTTGCTGTGTTCTTGCTATTTTTTGGCAGTGTGGCTGTCATGTATTTGAGATTCTCGGCCACCTACTCAGTGTTTTGGGACACAGCAATTGCTGTCACTTTTGTTATCCTTGCCCCCTTTTTCAATCCCATCATCTATAGCCTGAGAAACAAGGACATGAAAGATGCTATTGGAAGGCTTCTCCACTATCAGAAGAGGGCTGGTTGGACTGGGAAATAG
- the LOC101049415 gene encoding olfactory receptor 6N2: protein MRFWHGFGSHLNPVFSFPSLPQPPMDQYNHSSLAEFVFFGFASGGYVRGCLFVLLLLAYLFTICGNTLVFLVIRLESALHTPMYHFVSVLSFLELWYTATTIPKMLANILSEKKTISFAGCLLQTYFFHSLGASECYLLTAMAYDRYLAICRPLHYPAIMTTTLCAKMAAACWTCGFLCPISEVILVSQLPFCGYNKIQHIFCDFPPLLSLACKGTSTNILVDFAINAFIILTTFLFITISYARIIGAVLQIKTAAGRKKAFSTCASHLAVVLVFFGSIIFMYVRLRKSYSLTLDRILAIVYSVLTPMVNPIIYSLRNKELIKAIKRTIFQKEDKASLAHH, encoded by the coding sequence ATGAGGTTTTGGCATGGATTCGGCAGTCACCTTAATCCagtgttttcctttccttctttacctcagcctcccatggatCAATACAACCATTCAAGCCTGGCTGAATTCGTGTTCTTTGGCTTTGCCAGTGGGGGCTATGTCAGGGGCTGCCTTTTTGTCCTGCTGCTGTTGGCATACCTGTTCACCATCTGTGGCAACACGCTCGTCTTCTTAGTCATCCGACTGGAATCAGCCCTGCACACACCCATGTACCACTTTGTCAGTGTTCTCTCCTTCCTGGAGTTGTGGTACACAGCTACCACCATCCCTAAGATGCTAGCTAATATTCTCAGTGAGAAGAAAACCATTTCTTTTGCAGGATGCCTCCTTCAGACCTATTTCTTTCACTCCTTGGGAGCCTCTGAATGCTACCTTCTTACAGCCATGGCCTATGATAGATACCTGGCCATTTGTCGGCCGCTCCACTACCCTGCAATTATGACGACCACCCTCTGTGCCAAGATGGCTGCTGCTTGTTGGACTTGTGGCTTCCTGTGTCCAATTTCTGAGGTCATCCTGGTCTCCCAACTGCCATTCTGTGGTTACAATAAAATCCAACACATTTTCTGTGACTTTCCACCTTTGCTGAGCTTGGCCTGCAAGGGCACATCCACTAACATTCTGGTGGACTTTGCCATTAATGCCTTCATAATTCTTACCACTTTCCTCTTTATCACGATTTCTTATGCGAGGATCATTGGGGCTGTGCTGCAGATAAAAACAGcagcaggaagaaagaaggcCTTCTCTACCTGTGCCTCACATCTTGCTGTGGTCCTCGTTTTCTTTGGGAGCATCATCTTCATGTACGTGCGACTAAGGAAGAGCTATTCACTGACCCTTGACCGGATACTTGCTATAGTTTACTCGGTACTAACACCGATGGTCAACCCAATTATCTACAGTCTTCGTAACAAGGAACTCATTAAAGCCATCAAGAGGACCATCTTCCAGAAGGAGGATAAAGCTAGTCTTGCCCATCATTGA